The genomic segment CTTGTGTAGCAATGCGAacagaataattaaaaaaaaaaaaaaaagaaacccacaCAATGCACACGCATGCAAACATCAGACTGGTTCGCTGACCATACACTCTACTGAACATCACGTCAAGGCAACAGTGTTGCCGATCTGGTTTCACAGGCAAACATCCTTAAATATGGTGCACTGACAGCCGCTGTGCGCATTCACCACATCACCATACAGGCGAAAACGCCTTAATTATATAATTACCCCGTTTGCTCCTGCCTATTTGCCCGAGTTTCGGCGGACGTTTGTTCTGTGAGCCGCTGAAGAAGTTGTTGGTGTCTTGAAGACGACAGGTGAAGGAAAGGTGTCCCTCGTCGCCCTCATTTCCATAATGACTCATATTTTCTTCGTTGAAAGGCAACACTTCCGACATCTCCAAATGCGTCTTTATCACCAAGGCGCACAAACTGAAATGTATAGCTCGTCGCCAAGCTTGAACCGGCTCCTTCGTAACAAACAAAAGGGGAAAATAAACAATGAAATCTGCTGGCACGACCTAGCCCTTTCTGCGTACCCCGAAGACACGTGTCTGTCTCCGTAGGTGCGCGACAGAAATATCAGTAACTCAAAATGTCCTCAGTTTCCCTGCTTGTGGAGGTTCGGCAACATtattcaaagaaaaaagaaaatggggggagaaaaaaatccaCAGGCTTTCTCTCTGTGCGTATTGCTTTGGAAATGGAGGCGCGCGTATAACCGAGCCGTGAAGCGCCCGCTGGTTTTGAGCGGCTGAACCCGTCGCACGGAAAATCTGAGGAAGAAATGCAAATTGAGGAGCGATGCAAAACACGGATCCCGGGGAGACCTGGCGAGGGAGCTGTTCGGGGGTTTTCTGGTGCAGCCCAGAGAAGCCAAGTCCAGCTGGAGTGGTGGTGTAGTACTACCAATGCTCCTCTCTCCGCGAATGTGgatgcaataaaaacaaatggcGATTTGAAATTCGAAGGTGGCACATAAATGGGAATCGATTCAGATCTTTATGTGTGGAGGGGGGAAACAATTCCGATTGCGCCACCAGTTGACGAGCACGAAATATTAAAACCTCGAGCCTCTTTTAttaattttcagatttttttattaGGGTTCGTGGGGTTTAAGAGACCGTCAAACCTCACCAGATGATGGCAGTCTTTTCACAGGCTGGGATGTGACTTTTGGCCCCGTGGCGCACTTTAAGTTCCCAGCTGAGGCCCTGGTGCTGTTTTCACGTTATTGCCCACAGTATCTCGGGAAACTGCACATCAGCATTTTGGAGTGAAAAGAACGAGGGTTAGCATAACAAAGCAGTGactgtgtttgtttaaaatataacCCACGTTACAGAAACGATGGCTAAATATCAAGTAGACCGCCCAGAAAGAAGACAGTATGTATGAATTTTTTCTTCATAACATAAATACATATGCTGTAATAGTATAATAGGATCCACACTGAGAACATTTCGCCTCATGTTAGCACAGAAAAGTCTAACGCAGCCTGAAAAGGTGTTTGGTTAAACTGATTCCTCTGGAACTTTTTTTTACCACCCACTGCTGTCTACTGTTTGCATTAATCTCACTTCTATAGGTATGACAGTACAATGGACCGTCTTACAAAACAGATAGGGCATGGAGGAACGGACAGGTATTCAGTCTTGAGATAGACTATCCTTTCTCGGAGGAACTTCCCTAAATATCATTACACAgacaatgaaatgaaaaatgataTGGGAGCCTGCAGCAGAGCTAACTTTTATGTGCCGTCATGACACACCTCCTCCCTTCGGAGCTGAGGTGGCAATGATTTTATCAGAAGATCCTTCTTTCATATGAGAGCATCTCAAAGAACaatatttttcacaaaatgtGGTTACATTGCCATCAAGACTGGTTTTTGGTCTTAAAGCTCCCAAGCAATGAAGACAAGTAACCCAATAAAATAGTAGCAGTAAACTCTTGAGAGTGTTGGATTGTGAAAGAGTGCATTTTGTTTCttgtaaattcttttttttttgtctgctaaATCAAGTATTTGTCATGTTTTCTTTCCTAAAGCTTCAGGGGAGCTGCTGAATAAGCTGGTTTGATGCTCACGTTATACTGAACTTGGCTCGAGTATGTCTTCGTGGAATTACAGCTTTATGACTAgttaaattagattttttttaaatttatttaaagaataaaCACTGCAGTAGTTAAAACTCAGATGAACTTCTCTTTCAGGCCTGTGTGGGTGTGGTTTGTTCAAATAAATGACTCCATATATTGTCATCAGATACTGACTCAAATGCTGCCTCAAATTCTTCATTGTTTTTGCTAGCTTGCATTTATCAGAGTCACAGTGAGACATAGACAGGAAGGCAGGGGGGAAGATTGAGGGAGATGCCACGCAGCAAGGTGTGGAACCAAAGGGTGCTACACGTGGCTCTGAAGTGCAAGTTGTGGGGGAAGACTTCAAAGTACAAACAGGCAAGTGGCTAGCCTGCTTTTAAACAGAACATGAAATAACCACTGGTTACAATCAAGGTACGCAGAAGAGCATTTCTGAACGTGCAACATATTACAGCGTAGCTGTATCGATGATTCAGCATGAGCATGATTAAACACCACGGCCTACCTGATTATTGTTGCAGACcacgtccatccctttatgatcaCAATGTACTCATCTTCTGATAACTCGTTCCAGCAGGATAACTGGACATGTCACAAAACTCagatcatctcactgtggtttcTCGAACATGATAATGAGTTCAGCGTggtcaaatggcctccacagtcaccagaactcagtccagtagagcacctttaAGATGTGCCACAAAAAAATGGGGTCCAAGccagttttagcatttaaatAATTACTAGTTGAGTGTATACCACATGAGAAACTGATTAGAAATAAgtgttttggttgttgttttttagtttaAGTGATAGAATGCACAATTTCAAGATAGAAAGTACATGATCAGATTTTTCTATTTATCTTTTTTGTGCAAAAGTCAAACTATGACCAAAACTGATTTTCGTCATTTAGCATTCAGACCTGACACAACTCCACACCAGCCCCAGAGTGTTTTATTGGAATCAAAAAAGTTTCACAAATCTGTGAGCTCTACTATAATTACATTTACAGTAGCTGTAAATGGTGCACATTCTAGTGAATCCTATAATCATAATAATTATTTGAGAATATCCAGCATTTAACTATATTCAAAAGGTGATCTGAATTATCACGGCAATGTTTTTCTCAAGAGCCACTGCAGCTTCCAACAGAACCACTTCCTATCCATGCTAACTTAAATGTGTTTATGGGAATGTTTCCTTTCAGGCACAAATGGCTGCTTTCACTATCTCCACGGTTTGAAGCAACGGAGGTATGACCCGTAGATGGTTTGATCTATCCACCGGCGGAATCTGGACACGGCCGTGTAGACTCCAGGAAACTTAGCATCACCACAACCATTGCCCCAGGATACAACTCCATAGACCCGTCTGTCACACACCAGCGGCCCACCGGAGTCTCCCtgtaataaataacaataaaacccTTCTATTAGTTCCCATTTCACAATGTGAGTCCTGGAAAAGTTTTTTGTTACCGTAGTATTGATGTAaagctgctttaatttccctgATGTTACATGATACACAAAATAATACAAAGTGTCTGAACATGGGCGCCTCATAGGAGACTATTTCAAAAAGCATTTACCGCCCAGGTGGGTCAGATATCCCAGGCATCGAAGGTTACTTGTTTTTGGTCTGTTTTAGCTCAAAGAACAACATCAACTGATTCCCAAAATGCATAAATGTGGTGTTTAAAAACTTtcttataaaaaaaagataCCTGAAATCGTGTAAAATGTGGCTATTACTTTAAAAGGGACATAAAATGATACACATATAACAGCTAATTTGCACCATTGAGCCCTGCTCTCTAAAACTGACATAGCTGTAacactgtctgtgaagctggatttaagaaatgaGTGCTTAAAgtgaaacttttaaaaacatgtttagtgCCATCTTCTGTCAGTACGCAACGCGACGTCATGTGGTTGGTTGGTTGCGGCTAATagacttacattagtttatgttagttAACTAGCAACAGAATCAATAACTCACAGGAAAATAAcacactaaaactaaaaatcagtttaaggGGATCACTTTTGTGCTGCCCCTGGCTGCCCCTGTGTTTTATGTGAAGAAACCGAGGATACACTGTCTACTTTCACTCTGTCTCTTTAGCAGTAAGTGGCtgtttggctagctgcactCAAATGGGAAAATCCACCTGTTAGCCGTAATGTTCGGGTTTGTAGAGCACTTTATAAATAAGAACAGCGTGGAGGAGTGTGAAGTCCAGAAATAAATAAttagaaaacatgtttttatcttGTGACTTTGGCCTATTGTACCTATTGTTTCTTGGCTAATAACCCACATGATGTTATGTAGTTGTAGTTCCTGTAAAACACCATTAAGTGTAAGAAGGTGAATTTGTTGCCTCTTCTTACACTAAAATTTAGTTTACATGCTCCATTATTTAAATGTGCAGCATTGTGCAatagtcttgagccacccattgtattgtcatgtttttctttcaaaattttTTTCCAAGTTTTTGTTTgggcattggctgctttttcactcatttggcATGTGTCATTGGTTTTCGTCCCTGggttttcagtttttgtgagCTCATATTTCCTTTGGATTGTGAGAATGTTTTATGTTTAGGTTTCATGTCTCCTTGGTGACTTCTTCGTTTTTTATAATTACTTTTCCTGCACCCTGTTTGGATTTTTGCTTCTTTATTGGAAGAAGTCCTGCATTTAGGCTACCCTCTGGGCTGAGTTTCTGTATTCCTTGTTTAGCCAGTATTCAGTTTCCAGGCTATTCAGTTGTCGTGTTATTTTCAAGTTTTGTTTAGCTCATGTTTTGTATAGACTCTTATGGTGTACTTTATAGCCGTGTTATTTGGGTCtgatctttcctttttttccactgATTGTCGAGCCTTCAGTTCTTGTTAGTTTCAGTTTCTGCTGACGTTCCGATTTGCTTTGAGTtagtttctctttgtgtttttttgtgttccAGTCTCATCTATTTTTGTCCTTCGTCTTTCTGTGCTCCCCTGTGTTAAGTTAACCATTGTTTCCCATTCAGATGtgtcttcctgttttattttggtaactgTTCCTCTCTTTGTCTGGCGTTGTGTTTACTTCCCCCACCTCCTTATTCCTATAGCTTCCAGCTGTGCGTCCTACTTGTTGTGTATCCTCTTATTATCCTGTGAGTGTATATATTGTCTCTACCtcatttccttgtcccccctcaTCCCTATGAGTGTGTTAATGCCAGATCTATGTTTTACAGAGAATCTTTTATTACTGAATGATTCAGTTCATGTTTGTGCCACAGTTTCATGAGGAAATGTTTTctctatgaatcattcaagcttTAAAAGGGCACCTAAGTCAAGATGTGAATAAGGGTTGTTtctaacagacaacttagcaaacaACCAATTTATGTTTAGCCAGATTAATTGGTTTTATCTGGctaaaatgtaaactttttgcAAGAGCTTAATCAGAAAAGGtttcagtggaagggtggctgtcaaaaaGGCATTTTTAAGGTAAGAGAAGAGGGAGAAAAGACTGAGGAATGCCAGATTAtgcaagaactggactgaaaatcagcggTGACAGGCCTTATGGgcgatgaatccaaattttgTCTACAGCCATCTTGGTGTCAACATGGTGGAAGCATTGCAGCCAGTGATCTTGTCAAAagtgatggaattatgaacacagaagtATCATTGGATACCATGTAGACAGCATCTGAATGGCAACAACTGTGTTTTTAAGGGTgacaatgatctcaaacacactgcaaAACCATATCTGGATAGAAAGACTCACACCTGAACACCGTCAGTCATTgcattggcctccccagagcctggacctcaacattactgaagcagtgtgggatcatctcgacagagacaaaaggcagccaacatccaacaGGTGCAGTGTTTCAGTAATTCACTGCACCCGTTTCCCATTTtcttagcaaaatataaagaaatgatggacggcttaagacttttgcacagtaccgtATCTCATGTATAACGCATTTGATGTGTGAAATACTCACATGTGGCTTTTAGGATATAGTGGTGAAGACAAATTACAACTGGCCAACAAGGTATGGATTTAAACTTGACTGAGTACAGCTGGTCTGCTTTTCCTTTAGAAAagttttgggtgttttttgttttaatacttGTCTTTAAATCATAATGTCTTCATTCATTATTATtgcttaaaaaaaccccaacacacAGGTTTTACATAGAGATTACTTTAAGGGTTGCTTTTCTATCTCTTATGCAATTATTACAACTGCAGTAATGTTTCAGGACAAACAGGCATGTCTCCTTAATAAAAGCCTGTAGCTCAAACCAACACCGACATGATCAACTGTATCCTTACACTGTCCGGGGAAAGAGGTCTCCAGAACTGTGTTATTGTTTTGCTCTTAAGTGAGATGATGAAAATAGGCTCAGCTTGTGCTGTGTGATAACCATGGATGGTACCTCTGAGAATCTATTACTTCAAAATGAGTTTCTCGCCTTTTCAAAACATCAAATGAACATGCTTGGCACAGAGGGCCGTGGCGGTGTCCAACACTCACTTACCTTGCAGctgaaacttttaaaaacatgggtttttttttcctgattagTGAAAGGTGGTGTCTTTGTTCTTTGTACCTTGCATGCATCTTTGCCTCCAGTGCTGTAGCCAGCGCAGATCATGTTTGCTGTGATGTTTCCATTAAAGGAGTCACTGCTGTTACACCTTGCAGTTGAGACAATGGGCACTGTGACTGTCCTGAGTGTGACAGGCACCTGGCCTCCTTCCAGACTATTGTAGCCCCACCCAGACACCCGACACACGTGGCCTTCAGCTACACCTGTCCCCTGCCTGGGAAGAGGCGCCAGCGACACGTATTTGTTCAGAACCATGGGAGCCCGCAGCTGGACAGAAAATTGTACAGTTTCCAtgtgaacatgtttttttaaaaaagaaagatgtaaCAGATTAAATTTTAACAAACCACCGGTAACTTTACTGCACCGTTTCTGCGGCACCTTAATGAGCATGATGTCTGCGTTGTTGGTGCTCCTGTTGTACAGCGGATGGATGACCAAGATGCGGGGCTTAGCGTATTGCTCAGTACCCTCAAAGATGTTTACCTTGTAGTCGCCTGCCACTATCATCATTTGCTCTGCCCTAAAACACAGAAATCCATGTTGCATAACATTTGTTAACAGAGCACTAAAAAGCCACGGAGATGTAATCGTGTAATCGTGATCTctttgaaagaggaaacaaaagaAGCCTTTTGTTTAATCCCACAAATAATATGAGCTTAGTCAGCTATTTAGTTagctttttgtttgtattttactAAATGAATGAAAGACGAAGATGAAGTAAAACGACCTGAATACAAAGTCAAACTCAAAGTGTGCACAGGGCTTGATCGTGACCACCATGAACTGCTTGTCTGCCGGTGAACAATGGCTTACTGTGAGCAGGCGGGGATGGGGACAGTGTGACAGAAATATGGCCAATTTCCTACATCCAGACAAGATCACACTTCACTGTCTTTCTCAGTGATGTGCCAAGGTCGGCTGACTAAACCGCATCTGTGTGCTGTTTGACTTCCCACTGGCCCCCATAGAGGTTGAGTTTGTGTCCTGACGTTACCTACCCACAGCAGAATGAATGTTTGTGTTTAGGCATCTGTTGGGACCATCTGCTCGCAATAGAAAATCATGCCAAGTTAACTCTGAACCACAGTGTACTGAAAAAATGCCAGAGAAATGTTCCCATCCGTGAAAGTGTTTCAGATTTATGATGGAAGTGTACATATCCTCATCCTTGATTTGTGGCTGACAATCCATTCTTTTGATCGGCTACATCTGAGTTCACACAAATGAAGGCTGTGGAGTATAGCCAGCCCACATTTGGAAATGATGCACACAACTTGCAGTGCCTAGTGGGCATTCCAGGTTACATAGATAACCCTCTGATGTATTTACCACCTTCTCACAAGTCAAACAAACTCCACCCTTGGCTCCCATAATCTCTGAGCTTAAAGTTGACATACTTAGGTGCTGCTTACTTACTTCACTTGTTCTTGCTACAAGTTGCTGAATTTCTTAGATCGTTTGCAGTCCCTTGTTTGCTACCATGCTGTTACTCTCTTCCTGTGTGGATGCCCATAAATATTAAGTCTATGGCCATGCTGGTGGCTCTCTGAGACTTTCTTCTCTCACAGcgagaaggtcctgggttcagaATCCAAGCTGTGGCATTtctgtttggagtttgcatCTTCTCCCTGTTTCAGGTTACTGTGGCTTCCTCCAACAGTCTAAGGTTACGTTcgcactgcaggtcttaatgctcaattccgatttttttgatcaaatccaatttttttgtcttgttcacactacaaataaaatgtgacagcaaacgcgctctagtgtgaaccgtTCACAGCCCTCAagagaagacgtcacacacaacgcgctctgtttagacccagaccaaacagtattgtttgactgatggcccttaatataaagacttgttttggACTTTActtttcccaattttgctttaagttattttgttatttacatatggcctaataactactatactactatactactactatccttattgctgtttaaGGAACCTCCAAGGGTtaagagaggagcggtgcttcaaaggatagttgcagatttctgtcagaatctgcagattatacagtacaaataaaatgttcacgtttctccaacattgtcttcccaacagtttcactaacatctacactggatggccaggaagcgttcgcgatgtcttcccGGGCgcttggcgtctgtcttgtgtcagtgacgtaaaagacggatttaatgcaacatgaccgttcaaacagcagtcgcgtTCTAAAACACCAGATATGTATTGGAATCAGTACCACATACAAAAGTGACctagatcggatttgaaaataccggatttgtgctgttcacactgtcataccatgatcggatatgggtcgcatagggtcagaaaagtcagatttgatgcactttcgcctgcagtgtgaacgtagcctaagacaTCCATGGGCTTAAGGTTAAATGGTGTTAAACTGGCTTTAGGTGTGAATATGAGCctgaatggttgtttgtctctatgtgttagctcaGGAAGATTGGCAACCTGCCTCTCATCCACCCCCCTTCGACCCTTAAgtagataagtggaagaaaatcgATGGATGTTTACTATGATGTACTAAGATTCCCTTGTTAACATAGCACTATACCTGTTTAAAACGTCCAGCCACCAACCCTTATGAAATAATCAAACTGAGAGGAAGGCGGTGCTCAAGGATATTTGTTACTTTAacataagcttttttttttcgaaGTTTAGAGGTATGCTACAGTATTTGAGTGCTAAAAGTTAAAATTTAGGTGATCAACCAAGTTATTGCAGTATATGCTGTAGTTTGTAGATTGCTCAACTAACTGACTGAAAAACCgtagttggattttttttagacACATGAAACTTTAGAAGTCACAGATTGTTGCTAATGGCAGATCTTGAACATTCTTACCCGATGTTGCAGTGCGCTGCAGTCAGGACCCAGTACCTGTGAACTAGTGATCCACCACAGAAGTGTTGGCCGCTGGTACTCTGCAGTGACACGAGGTATCTGATGGAATTTTTTGCAGCGGTGTGACCACCTACTATACGGCCCTGCATGAGCACACGGCCTGTATGGAAACATTAGCAAGCCAAGAAAGGAACATAAGTTGCGTGTGTTCTGTTTAGGATATGTAGAAGTGGACTTTGTGAAGATTAGACACAGACGAGACACGGCTGACAGTTGTTTCCAGTCGCTATTCATAAATCTAACCGCGAGCAGACTTTCAAACTGCTTCCCCCAAAACAAATTTCCATGTTCAGATTAAAAACGTatttttttcatactttcatCAGACCTGCTTGTTGTTACCTATATGGATAGTAAAAAAACTACAGATTTAATCTATGATCTACTGAGTTTTTGCAGACACATGACCACTGCTGCAGTCATAATATGAATGGAAGTGACAGACTTGTGTACAAACAGTCGAGCTGCTCTCCGCGCTGCAGCAGGgactatttttgctcttttgaaACTTGTTGTCTGCAGTGATGAAGCAcaacttttactctgaaggcAAACCTTCTCTGGTTTGCATCGCACTTTATCAAATTGTACTATGGCTCAGCTAGTAGTTAGCGATTACAGACAAACGTGAAAATCTACAAACAATCTGCAGCAATCTGCTCACAGACAAAGCAATCACTGGGCGGTTTTTGGAGAAGAACCTTCCTTGAATTCAGTTTCACCTCCAGGAATCACAGATAACCAGTTGGGGAACACACATTTTCCCTTAGCAATGTTGTATCACGcccaatatatatatttttatatccaatatatatttgcattttttattaaaactgttactgttaatcagAAGAATGCCATGTAAAAGTATAGTTGGGATACGGGGGTGCTGCTGAGTGGATTTGGTTACCTAACTGTTGATGGTAGCCATATTTAAGTAGTCatatttaaagttttgaaaGTTCAACAATATTCGGACTAATTCTCAGTATCATCATGCTGAGACATAAACTGCCAACAGTTTTTTGTAAGTACTAAGATACGTTTCTCAAGACCTTTGATTCTTTTCCCAaaatattaaacacacacaaaaaaattcaaacaacaTTTACAAGACTTCTGACTTTGGCTTAATTATAAAAGGAAATTGTACAATTTGCAAATtttgaaaaaagagaaatggaCTCTCAGCCACCATCTCCCTCTCCAGTCTCTTTTTTGATAACAAGGTGAAACATCAGCGTACACACCCATCAGAGCCTCTGCACGGTGGCAACAGAGGATCTGATGACATTAGGTCTTTCACTTGTTACTGCTTCCCTCattcacaaaagaaaaagaacaaatagattatatgttatatatattttagattGCAGAAGACTTGTATAAGACTCATATTATATGttccttctatttttttttaatttcatccaCAGTACACTCTGTCTCAGTCTAAAATTACTGAACTGAATTTGCTCTTCCTTGTCTCCCTCCTCTGCCTCCCAGATTGCTGCCATCCAATGTTGGTATCAACCTTCAGCGCACCCATGCGGGCTGTACACTCTACCTTTTATCAGTTTCCCCCCATCATTAGCAACAAACTATGCACCGTTTTGAGCTGAGTTGAGAGTTTTAGACGATTTCTGTGCTTTAGGTGTGTTTAACATCTGCCTcctgagaaaaaaagtgcttgcaGAAAGGTTAAATGATAATTTACCATTTAGGGTTTTGCCAAAAGAGCGATTGATTCAATAAATTAGCTTAAGCACACATCTGGGAGAATGGGAGGTAATGTTTTAGTAATGTGGAAA from the Oreochromis aureus strain Israel breed Guangdong linkage group 5, ZZ_aureus, whole genome shotgun sequence genome contains:
- the camk2n1 gene encoding calcium/calmodulin-dependent protein kinase II inhibitor 2, with protein sequence MSEVLPFNEENMSHYGNEGDEGHLSFTCRLQDTNNFFSGSQNKRPPKLGQIGRSKRVVIEDENGDDEAQKNGTEKTPAEA
- the LOC116326470 gene encoding trypsin-like, translated to MQGRIVGGHTAAKNSIRYLVSLQSTSGQHFCGGSLVHRYWVLTAAHCNIGAEQMMIVAGDYKVNIFEGTEQYAKPRILVIHPLYNRSTNNADIMLIKLRAPMVLNKYVSLAPLPRQGTGVAEGHVCRVSGWGYNSLEGGQVPVTLRTVTVPIVSTARCNSSDSFNGNITANMICAGYSTGGKDACKGDSGGPLVCDRRVYGVVSWGNGCGDAKFPGVYTAVSRFRRWIDQTIYGSYLRCFKPWR